The genome window AATGCGTTGGGTTAATCATATATGTCGACCGGTCTATAATGATGATGGGAGCTATCTTGGCCGGCATGTTTGCAATAGAGATATTACCGAACGCGTACTTGCCAAAGAAATGCTTCAGGGTAGCGAAGAACGATACCGATTATTCGCCGAAAATGTAACGGATGTTATATGGATTACCGATTTGTATTTCAATCATATTTATTCAAGCCCCTCTGTAAAACACTTGCGAGGTTTTACTGTCGAAGAAGCAATCAATCAATCCATAGAGGAAATGATGTCTTCTGATTCTATAGCGCTTTTAAAGAAAATTATTTCCGAAAAGCAGAATTCCAATATCCGAGAGGAAAATGAAGCCTCTAATACTCAATTAGTAGAACTTGAATTTTATTGTAAAAATGGCTCAACTATCTGGACTGAAAGCAAAATATCTTTCCTTCGCGACCCAAACGGTTGGCTTACTAAAATAATTGGGATAACGCGCGATATTTCAGAACGTAAATCGGCTGAAAGACAGAAAGAAATACTTATCAGAGAACTAAAGGAAGCCTTAGGTAAAATTAAAACCTTAAGCGGTTTAATTCCTATTTGCCCATCATGCGGAAAAGTCCGCGACGATAGAGGTTATTGGAAGCAGGTTGAGAATTATATCGACTCTCACCCTAAAACCGAATTTTCTCACTGTTTGTGTCTTGATTGCGCTAAAAAGCTACACCCGGATATCAATTTTAGTGAAAGTGATTATTGAAATCATTATCATACATTTTTTAATTTTGCAAATACTTAATTTAATGATTACATAAGGAATGGGCAGAAATGAAGGGAGTTATTAAATGAAAAAAGATGCCCAAATCTTAGTTGTTGAAGACGAATCGATTGTTGCGAAAAACATTCAAAACAGATTGGAAAGTATGGGTTATACAGTGCCTGCAATTGCCTCAACCGGCAAAGAGGCAATGCAAATAGCGCTGGAAACCATGCCCGATCTATTGCTTATGGATATTAATTTAAAAGGTGAGATTGACGGTATTGAAACAGCCAGACGCATCAACGATCAGCTTGATATTCCAGTTGTTTATCTTACTGCTTATGCCGATGAGAACACAATTTCCCGCGCCAAAAATACCGAACCATTTGGTTATTTAACCAAACCCTTCGATGCCAGAGAACTGAGAGCAACTATTGAGATGGCGATTTATAAGCATATGATGGTAAGGGAGCTAAAAAGCAGAGAACATTTACTGACATGCCTTCTTGAAAATGTCAGCCGCGAATGCAGTCAATGGAATGATTGATTAGCCCTGATTTTGCATCGGAATTATAAATCAACTGCAAAAGCCGCAGGAGTTTCCCCGTTTTTTCAAAAACTATGATTTTCACTTATTGAAAATATTAACCCTATGAAACATACTATACTATAAAGATTTTACCGGAATTTTCGGGGAA of Candidatus Zixiibacteriota bacterium contains these proteins:
- a CDS encoding response regulator, which encodes MKKDAQILVVEDESIVAKNIQNRLESMGYTVPAIASTGKEAMQIALETMPDLLLMDINLKGEIDGIETARRINDQLDIPVVYLTAYADENTISRAKNTEPFGYLTKPFDARELRATIEMAIYKHMMVRELKSREHLLTCLLENVSRECSQWND